Proteins encoded by one window of Arachis ipaensis cultivar K30076 chromosome B04, Araip1.1, whole genome shotgun sequence:
- the LOC107638988 gene encoding DELLA protein RGL1-like: protein MENLSPFNEFGFSAIEDKHSSSNYTSWAIEGMNEVNKVQFSGAEEWGESMGIDPFGSSFEFFPSQQQQQQQLSYLEYGTLESLQFVAVSPPPQTHTYFDDLHMFDENPTRMVPLSEETIANDKQQNSSTPLASLELLKSYGSNKGFKKLCDEEKIMQPIDHSAAGNEVLGRKLSTDDVMRIAGTRFIQSSPSSPKSLGSSALKSIFSHPFGQFFSGLSDEEKEEVQLAESLLACAEKVGFKQFGRAGKLLSQCESSSSKTGSPVKRVVHYFAEALRLRIDLETGRISSKDLKKMQPMDPREITKNLTPSVLAFYEAAPFCQITMFTLVQSIIENVTEAKKIHVIDFEIRKGVQWTTLMQSLVSRNRCPLELLKITAVGSGSNSKLIIEDTGKRLKDFAISLKINLCYDYVIVPDMLQLREDLFKIDPEETIVVYSQYALGSKIQQPDQLETIMRVVKTIRPTVLAITEIEASHNSTSFVNRFIEALFYFSALFDCLENCMKHDEPNRLVFESQYLDYGIKNILAAEGAERNARNVRIDVWRAFFSRFGLVEAEISMLSLFQAELVAKRFPCGSSCTFDWDGNSLLLGWKGTPLNSISVWKFL, encoded by the coding sequence ATGGAAAATTTGAGTCCTTTCAATGAGTTCGGTTTTAGTGCAATTGAGGATAAACATAGTTCATCAAATTATACTTCTTGGGCTATAGAGGGAATGAATGAAGTGAACAAGGTTCAATTTTCTGGTGCTGAAGAGTGGGGTGAGTCAATGGGAATTGACCCTTTTGGGTCTAGTTTTGAATTCTTTCCttcacagcagcagcagcaacaacaattaTCATATCTTGAGTATGGAACATTGGAGAGTCTACAATTTGTTGCAGTTTCTCCACCACCACAAACCCATACATACTTTGATGACCTCCACATGTTTGATGAAAATCCAACAAGAATGGTTCCACTAAGTGAAGAAACTATTGCAAACGACAAACAGCAAAACTCATCAACTCCTTTAGCATCACTTGAGTTATTGAAGAGCTATGGCAGCAACAAAGGATTTAAGAAGTTATGTGATGAAGAGAAAATCATGCAACCAATTGATCACTCTGCTGCAGGTAATGAAGTTCTTGGAAGAAAGCTTTCAACTGACGATGTGATGAGGATAGCAGGAACAAGGTTCATtcaatcatcaccatcatcaccAAAATCTTTAGGATCATCAGCTTTGAAGTCAATTTTTAGCCACCCTTTTGGTCAATTTTTCTCAGGACTCTCTGATGAGGAGAAAGAGGAGGTTCAACTTGCTGAATCACTCTTGGCTTGTGCTGAGAAAGTGGGGTTTAAGCAGTTCGGGCGAGCCGGCAAGTTGCTATCTCAATGCGAGTCATCGTCTTCCAAGACCGGTTCACCAGTTAAGCGAGTTGTTCATTACTTCGCGGAGGCTCTTCGCCTCAGGATTGATCTTGAGACGGGAAGAATTTCATCCAAGGACTTGAAAAAGATGCAACCAATGGATCCTCGAGAGATAACCAAGAATCTCACCCCCTCTGTTTTGGCATTTTATGAAGCAGCTCCTTTCTGTCAGATCACAATGTTCACACTAGTCCAATCTATAATTGAAAATGTTACTGAGGCAAAGAAGATTCACGTCAttgattttgaaatcagaaagGGTGTGCAATGGACAACCCTGATGCAATCCCTTGTGTCAAGAAATCGATGTCCTTTAGAGCTGCTTAAGATAACAGCTGTTGGAAGTGGAAGCAATTCGAAGCTTATCATAGAGGACACTGGAAAGAGGTTGAAGGATTTTGCAATAAGCTTGAAGATAAACCTTTGCTATGATTATGTTATTGTACCTGACATGCTGCAACTCAGAGAGGATCTATTTAAGATAGATCCTGAGGAAACAATTGTGGTTTACTCTCAGTATGCACTTGGCAGCAAGATTCAGCAGCCGGACCAGCTCGAAACTATCATGAGAGTTGTCAAAACAATAAGGCCTACTGTACTTGCCATAACTGAAATTGAGGCGAGCCACAATTCGACTTCATTTGTAAACCGGTTCATTGAGGCGCTTTTCTACTTCAGTGCATTGTTTGATTGTTTAGAGAATTGTATGAAGCATGACGAGCCGAACAGGCTGGTTTTCGAGTCGCAGTACCTTGATTATGGAATCAAGAACATATTGGCTGCCGAGGGAGCAGAGAGGAATGCTAGGAATGTGAGGATTGATGTATGGAGGGCATTTTTCTCCCGGTTTGGACTGGTGGAAGCAGAGATTAGCATGTTATCTTTGTTCCAAGCTGAGCTTGTTGCTAAAAGGTTCCCTTGTGGAAGCAGTTGTACATTTGATTGGGATGGGAATTCCCTTCTTTTGGGGTGGAAGGGAACACCATTGAACTCTATTTCCGTGTGGAAGTTCCTATGA
- the LOC107636122 gene encoding protein FAR1-RELATED SEQUENCE 9-like yields the protein MGWRKMNGFRTTSRCEGINNFIKRFIGICQSLLELVQNLEHALRDYRHNELVSQFKTVYGEPVLTTRLAALELCAANFYKREMFGKVKTEIEGVVALDVINEENISTTVVLKVKEYDRRQHIYTVLYERNTENMECECSRWSSEGISCSHMFCAMKRVGLQKLPESLLLRRWSKDSKKYLDESSAGSTVQDGEREFLMRYGALSVAATWMVFLGA from the exons atgggTTGGAGGAAAATGAATGG ATTTAGAACAACATCAAGGTGTGAAGGGATAAACAACTTCAtcaagaggtttattggcattTGTCAAAGTCTTTTAGAGCTAGTCCAGAATCTTGAACATGCTCTTAGGGATTATAGACACAACGAATTAGTTTCTCAATTTAAGACGGTGTACGGAGAGCCTGTGTTAACAACTCGCTTAGCTGCATTGGAGCTTTGTGCTGCAAATTTTTACAAACGGGAGATGTTTGGCAAAGTAAAAACAGAGATTGAAGGAGTGGTTGCATTAGATGTTATAAATGAGGAAAATATATCAACTACTGTTGTTTTAAAAGTTAAGGAGTATGACAGAAGGCAACATATATACACCGTACTTTATGAGCGCAACACCGAGAATATGGAGTGTGAATGTAGTAGGTGGAGTAGTGAAGGAATTTCTTGTAGCCACATGTTTTGTGCCATGAAAAGGGTAGGTTTACAGAAGTTGCCAGAAAGTCTTCTTTTGAGAAGATGGTCCAAGGATTCCAAAAAGTATCTGGACGAAAGTTCAGCTGGAAGCACTGTGCAAGATGGAGAAAGAGAATTTTTAATGCGCTATGGCGCATTGTCAGTGGCAGCTACGTGGATGGTATTCTTAGGAGCTTAA
- the LOC107637615 gene encoding universal stress protein PHOS32 produces MPRSNHRRLGVAMDFSPCSVAALKWAVENFAREGDHIILLIIRPDVNYEHGEMQLWELTGAPYIPLNEFTDAEVMKKYGLKPTPEAIEVSQKAAKDKKVEVLMKIFWGDPREKICQAVDSIPLEALFMGNRGLGPLQRAFMGSVSNYVVNHATCPVTVVKSDNQNKS; encoded by the exons ATGCCACGTAGTAATCATAGGAGACTGGGAGTGGCCATGGATTTCTCGCCGTGCAGCGTCGCGGCGCTCAAATGGGCGGTGGAAAATTTTGCCAGAGAAGGAGACCATATCATCCTCCTCATCATTCGCCCAGACGTTAACTACGAGCATGGCGAGATGCAGCTCTGGGAACTCACCGGAGCTC CTTACATACCCCTAAACGAGTTCACTGATGCTGAGGTCATGAAGAAATATGGACTGAAGCCCACTCCCGAAGCAATTGAAGTGTCCCAAAAAGCTGCAAAGGATAAAAAA GTAGAGGTACTCATGAAAATCTTTTGGGGTGACCCTCGTGAAAAGATTTGCCAAGCAGTCGATTCAATACCTTTAGAGGCTCTTTTCATGGGAAATAGAGGCCTTGGTCCCCTCCAAAG GGCCTTTATGGGAAGTGTGAGTAATTATGTAGTGAATCATGCCACATGTCCAGTCACTGTGGTGAAGAGTGACAATCAAAATAAAAGTTAA
- the LOC107638986 gene encoding ubiquitin-conjugating enzyme E2 32 (The sequence of the model RefSeq protein was modified relative to this genomic sequence to represent the inferred CDS: added 38 bases not found in genome assembly) → MAEKYNMKNPAVKRILQEVKEMQSNPSDDFTSLPLEENIFEWQFAIRGPRDTEFEGAVYHGRIQLPSEYPFKPPSFMLLTPNGRFETQTKICLSISNHHPEHWQPSWSVRTALVALIAFMPTNPNGALGSLDYKKEERRTLAIKSREAPPKFGTPERQKLIDEIHEYMLSKAPPVPQHSSIQLLEEEHSRDEEAESQANSHNPEALPAEEGIPDQAGDRIVEEEVVVDDNPQGVEPSTEIQSSVSRNQSPHNSGLRVQNLKPETRIQQKLDDHIFTLIAIGLAIAIVALLLKKFVKSSDQGPVFMDGS, encoded by the exons ATGGCGGAGAAGTACAACATGAAGAACCCCGCCGTCAAGCGCATTCTCCAAGAGGTCAAGGAGATGCAGTCCAATCCTTCCGATGATTTCACGAGTCTCCCTCTCGAG GAAAATATATTTGAATGGCAATTTGCAATTAGAGGGCCTCGTGATACTGAATTTGAGGGTGCTGTCTATCATGGACGGATCCAATTGCCTTCAGAGTATCCATTCAAACCACCTTCATTTATGTTATTGACG CCTAATGGTCGTTTCGAGACCCAAACAAAGATTTGCTTGAGCATATCAAATCATCACCCTGAGCATTGGCAACCATCATGGAGTG TAAGGACCGCTTTAGTTGCTCTGATTGCATTCATGCCTACCAACCCTAATGGTGCTTTGGGCTCGTTGGACTACAAGAAGGAAGAAAGGCGTACCTTGGCCATCAAATCTCGTGAAGCGCCTCCGAAATTTGGGACTCCTGAACGTCAAAAACTGATTGATGAG ATACACGAGTATATGCTAAGCAAGGCACCCCCTGTTCCTCAACATAGCTCCATACAACTACTTGAAGAAGAGCATTCCAGAGACGAGGAGGCTGAGTCCCAGGCAAATTCCCATAATCCTGAGGCTTTACCTGCTGAAGAGGGGATTCCAGATCAAGCAGGAGATAGAATTGTTGAAGAGGAGGTAGTTGTTGATGATAATCCTCAAGGAGTTGAACCTTCAACGGAGATCCAATCCAGTGTTTCAAGGAACCAGTCGCCCCATAATTCTGGTTTAAGGGTTCAAAATCTGAAGCCGGAGACTAGGATACAGCAAAAGCTTGATGATCATATTTTCACATTGATAGCCATTGGACTTGCCATTGCAATTGTGGCCCTTTTGCTGAAGAAGTTCGTTAAAT
- the LOC107636124 gene encoding uncharacterized protein LOC107636124: protein MIITRDDIDGISDLKASLQHTFEMKDLYSLSYFLGLEVISIDDGIYLSQAKYASDLLIRAEITDSHPESTHLEPNVQFTPMDGTEYRALAETTAEVISTRWLLEHLGAPQSSPTDFFVTTAVLVKLLIMIWMYLEMAMDRNSMEEETPRPLPIPD, encoded by the exons atgatcattactagAGATGAtattgatggtatctctgatctcaaggcgTCCCTTCAACAtacttttgagatgaaagatctttaTTCTCttagctattttcttggtctagaAGTCATATCCATTGATGATGGaatctatctctctcaagctaaatatgcttcagatcttcttatTCGAGCCGAAATTACAGATAGTCACCCTGAGTCTACTCATCTCGAGCCTAATGTTCAATTTACTCCTATGGATGGCACTGAATACCGTGCTCTCGCTGAGACTACTGCTGAAGTTATCTCGACTCGTTGGCTTCTCGAACacttgggtgctcctcagtcatCCCCAACTGATTTTTTTGTGACAACCGCAGTGCTAGTCAAATTGCtcataatgat ATGGATGTATCTAGAGATGGCAATGGACCGAAACTCTATGGAGGAAGAGACCCCTCGTCCACTCCCCATCCCCGATTAG